The following are encoded in a window of Diorhabda sublineata isolate icDioSubl1.1 chromosome 3, icDioSubl1.1, whole genome shotgun sequence genomic DNA:
- the LOC130441494 gene encoding protein transport protein Sec61 subunit beta: MPASPSATNVGSGGRSPSKAVAPRSSAGSSVRQRKTTTTTTTARRNTGAGTGGMWRFYTDDSPGIKVGPVPVLVMSLLFIASVFMLHIWGKYSRSSS, from the exons Atg CCTGCTTCTCCAAGTGCTACCAATGTGGGATCTGGAGGAAGATCTCCGTCAAAAGCTGTAGCTCCTAGGTCTTCTGCAGGAAGTAGTGTGAGGCAAAGGAAAACTACAACCACAACGACCACAGCAAGAAGAAACACAGGTGCTGGTACTGGTGGTATGTGGCGTTTTTATACAGATGATTCTCCTGGTATTAAAGT GGGCCCAGTTCCAGTTTTAGTAATGTCTTTGTTATTCATTGCTTCAGTATTTATGTTACATATCTGGGGAAAATACAGCAGAAGCAGTTCATAG
- the LOC130441493 gene encoding long-chain-fatty-acid--CoA ligase 4-like isoform X2 has translation MIVDYKSNKNKYMFGIIYTFLYVAVFIYDVFTFPLYFLLQNPIKRFYLSTIERAKIIDKGDKYLTYKTTKKPYPTHYELDRENIDTMAKLLEYASKKHNNKPCLGTRVTLREEDEKQLDGRVFKKYDLGNYKWLSFTEVDSLASLFGKGLRELGVKSTKNIAILAETQAKWMIAVHGAFKQNIPLVTIYATLGTDGIAHAINETEVQVVITSFDLMAKFKNILPLTPKVKTIVYMEDQLRNLNKEDWTEYLAIGLQIISFNSVTELGTTSDVETIQATPDDIAIIMYTSGSTGVPKGVQLTHRNMIASVKAFTDSTKMYPNEVIMGYLPLAHVFELLVESGCIFMGLKIGYSSALTMIDGSSKIKRGSKGDASILQPTFMTSVPLILDRIAKAIREKVRQGSTVQKVFFNFGYKYKIKWTKRGFSTPITDRIIFKATRNIIGGKLRLIAAGGAPLTPETHELIKTCLCVDLIQGYGLTETTACGTNQDNYDIRYGRVGPPMTTALVRLTNWDEGGYYVTDKPNPRGEILLGGDIVSKGYYKNFEKTNEDFFEENGVRWFRTGDIGEFDSDGSLRIIDRKKDLVKLQSGEYLSLGKIESQLTTCSIIDCVCILAEPTKSFCVALVVANQERLLNLATRKFNLNKTFEELCDDQNITKDILVQIKKHAKNVMLEKFEIPERITLVKEVWTPDSGLVTATLKLKRKAIEQYYSETIKKMYA, from the exons taataaaaataagtatatgtTTGGAATTATTTACACATTTTTGTATGTGGCTGTATTTATTTATGATGTGTTCACTTTcccattatattttttattacaaaaccCTATCAAAAGATTTTATCTTTCCACTATAGAAAGG gcaaaaattatagataaggGAGATAAATATCTTActtataaaacaacaaaaaagccTTATCCAACTCATTATGAGCTTGATAGGGAGAATATCGATACAATGGCAAAATTACTCGAATATGCCAGtaagaaacataataataaacCCTGTTTGGGAACAAGAGTGACATTAAgagaagaagatgaaaaacaaCTCGATGGTAGAGTTTTCAAAAAG tatgATTTAGGCAACTACAAATGGTTATCTTTCACAGAAGTCGATTCCTTAGCATCGCTTTTCGGAAAAGGTTTGAGAGAATTGGGAGTAAAATCTACGAAAAACATCGCGATCTTGGCCGAAACTCAAGCGAAATGGATGATAGCCGTACACGGTGCATTTAAACAAAACATTCCTCTTGTAACAATTTATGCTACATTAGGAACCGATGGTATTGCTCATGCTATTAACGAAACTGAAGTTCAAGTCGTAATTACAAGTTTTGATTTGATGGCTAAATTTAAGAATATCCTACCACTAACTCCAAAAGTAAAGACGATTGTTTATATGGAGGATCAGTTGAGGAATTTGAATAAAGAAGATTGGACTGAATATTTGGCAATTGGTTTGCAGATTATATCTTTTAACTCAGTAACGGAGCTAGGAACTACCAGTGATGTTG AGACAATTCAAGCTACTCCTGATGACATCGCCATAATAATGTACACAAGTGGTTCAACGGGAGTTCCTAAAGGCGTTCAGCTCACCCACAGAAACATGATTGCATCTGTTAAAGCCTTCACCGACTCTACCAAAATGTATCCGAATGAAGTGATAATGGGTTATTTGCCACTTGCCCATGTGTTTGAACTTTTAGTGGAGAGTGGTTGTATTTTTATGGGTTTAAAAATTGGTTATTCGAGTGCTCTTACTATGATAGATGGTTCAAGTAAAATTAAAAGAGGAAGTAAAGGAGATGCATCAATTTTGCAACCAACATTTATGACCAGTGTACCA ttaataTTAGATCGGATAGCTAAAGCAATTCGAGAAAAAGTCCGCCAGGGTAGTACGgtgcaaaaagtattttttaattttggatatAAATATAAGATCAAATGGACAAAACGAGGTTTTTCAACGCCTATAACAGACAG aataatttttaaggcTACGAGAAACATAATTGGAGGTAAATTGAGGTTAATAGCTGCAGGAGGAGCTCCTTTAACACCAGAAACTcacgaattaataaaaacttgtttatgTGTAGATTTGATCCAAGGATATGGATTGACCGAAACCACAGCTTGTGGAACCAACCAAGATA ATTATGATATAAGATATGGTCGTGTGGGTCCTCCCATGACAACAGCTCTTGTGCGGTTAACTAATTGGGATGAAGGTGGTTATTACGTAACCGATAAACCAAATCCGAGAGGAGAGATTTTATTAGGTGGAGATATTGTGAGTAAGGGttactacaaaaattttgaaaaaaccaatGAAGATTTCTTTGAAGAAAATGGTGTTAGATGGTTTAGAACTGGAGATATTGGGGAATTCGATTCAGACGGATCTTTAAGAATTATAG ATCGGAAAAAAGACTTAGTCAAATTACAATCTGGAGAGTATTTATCATTAGGAAAAATCGAATCGCAATTAACAACTTGTTCTATTATCGATTGTGTTTGCATTCTTGCAGAACCAACAAAATCATTTTGCGTAGCTTTAGTAGTAGCTAATCAAGAAAGATTATTAAATTTAGCTaccagaaaatttaatttaaataagacGTTTGAGGAACTTTGCGACGATCAGAATATAACTAAAGATATTTTAGtccaaattaaaaaacatgCTAAAAATg TGatgctagaaaaattcgaaataccAGAAAGGATCACATTAGTAAAAGAAGTTTGGACACCAGATAGTGGATTAGTTACAGCCACcttgaaattaaaaagaaaagccATTGAACAATATTACAGTGAGacaatcaaaaaaatgtatgcttag
- the LOC130441493 gene encoding long-chain-fatty-acid--CoA ligase 4-like isoform X1, which yields MWQNENYFLISNKNKYMFGIIYTFLYVAVFIYDVFTFPLYFLLQNPIKRFYLSTIERAKIIDKGDKYLTYKTTKKPYPTHYELDRENIDTMAKLLEYASKKHNNKPCLGTRVTLREEDEKQLDGRVFKKYDLGNYKWLSFTEVDSLASLFGKGLRELGVKSTKNIAILAETQAKWMIAVHGAFKQNIPLVTIYATLGTDGIAHAINETEVQVVITSFDLMAKFKNILPLTPKVKTIVYMEDQLRNLNKEDWTEYLAIGLQIISFNSVTELGTTSDVETIQATPDDIAIIMYTSGSTGVPKGVQLTHRNMIASVKAFTDSTKMYPNEVIMGYLPLAHVFELLVESGCIFMGLKIGYSSALTMIDGSSKIKRGSKGDASILQPTFMTSVPLILDRIAKAIREKVRQGSTVQKVFFNFGYKYKIKWTKRGFSTPITDRIIFKATRNIIGGKLRLIAAGGAPLTPETHELIKTCLCVDLIQGYGLTETTACGTNQDNYDIRYGRVGPPMTTALVRLTNWDEGGYYVTDKPNPRGEILLGGDIVSKGYYKNFEKTNEDFFEENGVRWFRTGDIGEFDSDGSLRIIDRKKDLVKLQSGEYLSLGKIESQLTTCSIIDCVCILAEPTKSFCVALVVANQERLLNLATRKFNLNKTFEELCDDQNITKDILVQIKKHAKNVMLEKFEIPERITLVKEVWTPDSGLVTATLKLKRKAIEQYYSETIKKMYA from the exons taataaaaataagtatatgtTTGGAATTATTTACACATTTTTGTATGTGGCTGTATTTATTTATGATGTGTTCACTTTcccattatattttttattacaaaaccCTATCAAAAGATTTTATCTTTCCACTATAGAAAGG gcaaaaattatagataaggGAGATAAATATCTTActtataaaacaacaaaaaagccTTATCCAACTCATTATGAGCTTGATAGGGAGAATATCGATACAATGGCAAAATTACTCGAATATGCCAGtaagaaacataataataaacCCTGTTTGGGAACAAGAGTGACATTAAgagaagaagatgaaaaacaaCTCGATGGTAGAGTTTTCAAAAAG tatgATTTAGGCAACTACAAATGGTTATCTTTCACAGAAGTCGATTCCTTAGCATCGCTTTTCGGAAAAGGTTTGAGAGAATTGGGAGTAAAATCTACGAAAAACATCGCGATCTTGGCCGAAACTCAAGCGAAATGGATGATAGCCGTACACGGTGCATTTAAACAAAACATTCCTCTTGTAACAATTTATGCTACATTAGGAACCGATGGTATTGCTCATGCTATTAACGAAACTGAAGTTCAAGTCGTAATTACAAGTTTTGATTTGATGGCTAAATTTAAGAATATCCTACCACTAACTCCAAAAGTAAAGACGATTGTTTATATGGAGGATCAGTTGAGGAATTTGAATAAAGAAGATTGGACTGAATATTTGGCAATTGGTTTGCAGATTATATCTTTTAACTCAGTAACGGAGCTAGGAACTACCAGTGATGTTG AGACAATTCAAGCTACTCCTGATGACATCGCCATAATAATGTACACAAGTGGTTCAACGGGAGTTCCTAAAGGCGTTCAGCTCACCCACAGAAACATGATTGCATCTGTTAAAGCCTTCACCGACTCTACCAAAATGTATCCGAATGAAGTGATAATGGGTTATTTGCCACTTGCCCATGTGTTTGAACTTTTAGTGGAGAGTGGTTGTATTTTTATGGGTTTAAAAATTGGTTATTCGAGTGCTCTTACTATGATAGATGGTTCAAGTAAAATTAAAAGAGGAAGTAAAGGAGATGCATCAATTTTGCAACCAACATTTATGACCAGTGTACCA ttaataTTAGATCGGATAGCTAAAGCAATTCGAGAAAAAGTCCGCCAGGGTAGTACGgtgcaaaaagtattttttaattttggatatAAATATAAGATCAAATGGACAAAACGAGGTTTTTCAACGCCTATAACAGACAG aataatttttaaggcTACGAGAAACATAATTGGAGGTAAATTGAGGTTAATAGCTGCAGGAGGAGCTCCTTTAACACCAGAAACTcacgaattaataaaaacttgtttatgTGTAGATTTGATCCAAGGATATGGATTGACCGAAACCACAGCTTGTGGAACCAACCAAGATA ATTATGATATAAGATATGGTCGTGTGGGTCCTCCCATGACAACAGCTCTTGTGCGGTTAACTAATTGGGATGAAGGTGGTTATTACGTAACCGATAAACCAAATCCGAGAGGAGAGATTTTATTAGGTGGAGATATTGTGAGTAAGGGttactacaaaaattttgaaaaaaccaatGAAGATTTCTTTGAAGAAAATGGTGTTAGATGGTTTAGAACTGGAGATATTGGGGAATTCGATTCAGACGGATCTTTAAGAATTATAG ATCGGAAAAAAGACTTAGTCAAATTACAATCTGGAGAGTATTTATCATTAGGAAAAATCGAATCGCAATTAACAACTTGTTCTATTATCGATTGTGTTTGCATTCTTGCAGAACCAACAAAATCATTTTGCGTAGCTTTAGTAGTAGCTAATCAAGAAAGATTATTAAATTTAGCTaccagaaaatttaatttaaataagacGTTTGAGGAACTTTGCGACGATCAGAATATAACTAAAGATATTTTAGtccaaattaaaaaacatgCTAAAAATg TGatgctagaaaaattcgaaataccAGAAAGGATCACATTAGTAAAAGAAGTTTGGACACCAGATAGTGGATTAGTTACAGCCACcttgaaattaaaaagaaaagccATTGAACAATATTACAGTGAGacaatcaaaaaaatgtatgcttag
- the LOC130441493 gene encoding long-chain-fatty-acid--CoA ligase 4-like isoform X3: protein MFGIIYTFLYVAVFIYDVFTFPLYFLLQNPIKRFYLSTIERAKIIDKGDKYLTYKTTKKPYPTHYELDRENIDTMAKLLEYASKKHNNKPCLGTRVTLREEDEKQLDGRVFKKYDLGNYKWLSFTEVDSLASLFGKGLRELGVKSTKNIAILAETQAKWMIAVHGAFKQNIPLVTIYATLGTDGIAHAINETEVQVVITSFDLMAKFKNILPLTPKVKTIVYMEDQLRNLNKEDWTEYLAIGLQIISFNSVTELGTTSDVETIQATPDDIAIIMYTSGSTGVPKGVQLTHRNMIASVKAFTDSTKMYPNEVIMGYLPLAHVFELLVESGCIFMGLKIGYSSALTMIDGSSKIKRGSKGDASILQPTFMTSVPLILDRIAKAIREKVRQGSTVQKVFFNFGYKYKIKWTKRGFSTPITDRIIFKATRNIIGGKLRLIAAGGAPLTPETHELIKTCLCVDLIQGYGLTETTACGTNQDNYDIRYGRVGPPMTTALVRLTNWDEGGYYVTDKPNPRGEILLGGDIVSKGYYKNFEKTNEDFFEENGVRWFRTGDIGEFDSDGSLRIIDRKKDLVKLQSGEYLSLGKIESQLTTCSIIDCVCILAEPTKSFCVALVVANQERLLNLATRKFNLNKTFEELCDDQNITKDILVQIKKHAKNVMLEKFEIPERITLVKEVWTPDSGLVTATLKLKRKAIEQYYSETIKKMYA from the exons atgtTTGGAATTATTTACACATTTTTGTATGTGGCTGTATTTATTTATGATGTGTTCACTTTcccattatattttttattacaaaaccCTATCAAAAGATTTTATCTTTCCACTATAGAAAGG gcaaaaattatagataaggGAGATAAATATCTTActtataaaacaacaaaaaagccTTATCCAACTCATTATGAGCTTGATAGGGAGAATATCGATACAATGGCAAAATTACTCGAATATGCCAGtaagaaacataataataaacCCTGTTTGGGAACAAGAGTGACATTAAgagaagaagatgaaaaacaaCTCGATGGTAGAGTTTTCAAAAAG tatgATTTAGGCAACTACAAATGGTTATCTTTCACAGAAGTCGATTCCTTAGCATCGCTTTTCGGAAAAGGTTTGAGAGAATTGGGAGTAAAATCTACGAAAAACATCGCGATCTTGGCCGAAACTCAAGCGAAATGGATGATAGCCGTACACGGTGCATTTAAACAAAACATTCCTCTTGTAACAATTTATGCTACATTAGGAACCGATGGTATTGCTCATGCTATTAACGAAACTGAAGTTCAAGTCGTAATTACAAGTTTTGATTTGATGGCTAAATTTAAGAATATCCTACCACTAACTCCAAAAGTAAAGACGATTGTTTATATGGAGGATCAGTTGAGGAATTTGAATAAAGAAGATTGGACTGAATATTTGGCAATTGGTTTGCAGATTATATCTTTTAACTCAGTAACGGAGCTAGGAACTACCAGTGATGTTG AGACAATTCAAGCTACTCCTGATGACATCGCCATAATAATGTACACAAGTGGTTCAACGGGAGTTCCTAAAGGCGTTCAGCTCACCCACAGAAACATGATTGCATCTGTTAAAGCCTTCACCGACTCTACCAAAATGTATCCGAATGAAGTGATAATGGGTTATTTGCCACTTGCCCATGTGTTTGAACTTTTAGTGGAGAGTGGTTGTATTTTTATGGGTTTAAAAATTGGTTATTCGAGTGCTCTTACTATGATAGATGGTTCAAGTAAAATTAAAAGAGGAAGTAAAGGAGATGCATCAATTTTGCAACCAACATTTATGACCAGTGTACCA ttaataTTAGATCGGATAGCTAAAGCAATTCGAGAAAAAGTCCGCCAGGGTAGTACGgtgcaaaaagtattttttaattttggatatAAATATAAGATCAAATGGACAAAACGAGGTTTTTCAACGCCTATAACAGACAG aataatttttaaggcTACGAGAAACATAATTGGAGGTAAATTGAGGTTAATAGCTGCAGGAGGAGCTCCTTTAACACCAGAAACTcacgaattaataaaaacttgtttatgTGTAGATTTGATCCAAGGATATGGATTGACCGAAACCACAGCTTGTGGAACCAACCAAGATA ATTATGATATAAGATATGGTCGTGTGGGTCCTCCCATGACAACAGCTCTTGTGCGGTTAACTAATTGGGATGAAGGTGGTTATTACGTAACCGATAAACCAAATCCGAGAGGAGAGATTTTATTAGGTGGAGATATTGTGAGTAAGGGttactacaaaaattttgaaaaaaccaatGAAGATTTCTTTGAAGAAAATGGTGTTAGATGGTTTAGAACTGGAGATATTGGGGAATTCGATTCAGACGGATCTTTAAGAATTATAG ATCGGAAAAAAGACTTAGTCAAATTACAATCTGGAGAGTATTTATCATTAGGAAAAATCGAATCGCAATTAACAACTTGTTCTATTATCGATTGTGTTTGCATTCTTGCAGAACCAACAAAATCATTTTGCGTAGCTTTAGTAGTAGCTAATCAAGAAAGATTATTAAATTTAGCTaccagaaaatttaatttaaataagacGTTTGAGGAACTTTGCGACGATCAGAATATAACTAAAGATATTTTAGtccaaattaaaaaacatgCTAAAAATg TGatgctagaaaaattcgaaataccAGAAAGGATCACATTAGTAAAAGAAGTTTGGACACCAGATAGTGGATTAGTTACAGCCACcttgaaattaaaaagaaaagccATTGAACAATATTACAGTGAGacaatcaaaaaaatgtatgcttag